In the Brassica napus cultivar Da-Ae chromosome A7, Da-Ae, whole genome shotgun sequence genome, one interval contains:
- the LOC106360937 gene encoding pentatricopeptide repeat-containing protein At5g02860, with amino-acid sequence MADKLALPLLLPSTPSPKPLFHDHHQLSRTPFLTSQTPPPSPVEPLLHDVFLHQNPNSRRPITPQPPKTRNRTRIGKSRDPNLGKPWSYHGLSPHGQQILRSLIEPTFDSGQLDPLLSQLSESSSSELLALLKGLGFHKRFDLALSVFDWFMKQKDYQLDNSVVAVVISMLGKEGRVSSAANLFNGLIENGFSLDVYSYTSLISAFANSGRYRDAVMVFKKMEEEGCKPTLITYNVVLNVFGKMGTPWSKITSLVEKMKSDGIAPDAYTYNTLITCCKRGSLHEEAARVFQEMKMAGFSHDKVTYNALLDVYGKSHRPKEAMKVLNEMELSGFTPSIVTYNSLISAYARDGMLDEAMELKNQMVGKGMKPDVFTYTTLLSGFERAGKVESAMSVFEEMRNAGCKPNICTFNAFIKMYGNRGKFAEMMKIFDEINVCGLSPDIVTWNTLLAVFGQNGMDSEVSGVFKEMKRAGFVPERETFNTLISAYSRCGSFEQAMTVYRRMLEAGVTPDLSTYNTVLAALARGGMWEQSEKVLAEMEDGRCKPNELTYCSLLHAYANGKEIGRMHFLAEEVYSGVIEPRAVLLKTLVLVCSKCDLLPEAERAFSELKERGFSPDITTLNSMVSIYGRRQMVAKANEVLDYMKEMGFTPSMATYNSLMYMHSRSADFGKSEEILREIQAKGIKPDIISYNTVIYAYCRNTRMRDASRIFAEMRDSGIVPDVITYNTFIGSYAADSMFEEAIGVVRYMIKNGCRPNQNTYNSIVDGYCKLNRKDEAKLFAEDLKNLDPHAPKDEEQRLLERIVKKWPIR; translated from the coding sequence ATGGCGGACAAGCTAGCTCTCCCTCTTCTTCTCCCAAGCACACCTTCCCCAAAGCCCTTGTTTCACGACCACCACCAACTCTCCAGAACGCCCTTTCTCACCTCACAAactcctcctccttctccgGTAGAGCCTCTCCTTCACGACGTCTTCCTCCaccaaaaccctaattcgaGAAGACCCATAACCCCACAACCTCCCAAAACCCGTAACCGAACTCGAATCGGCAAGTCACGAGACCCTAACCTCGGAAAGCCTTGGTCTTACCATGGCTTATCTCCTCATGGCCAGCAGATTCTCCGTTCCTTAATCGAACCCACTTTCGATTCCGGCCAATTAGACCCTCTTCTCTCTCAGTTATCGGAGTCGTCTTCCTCGGAGTTACTCGCTCTTCTCAAAGGATTAGGCTTCCATAAGAGATTCGATTTAGCTCTTAGCGTGTTTGATTGGTTTATGAAGCAAAAGGATTATCAATTAGATAACTCCGTTGTCGCTGTTGTTATCTCGATGTTGGGTAAAGAAGGAAGAGTCTCTTCCGCTGCCAACTTGTTCAATGGCCTGATAGAAAACGGCTTCTCGCTTGACGTTTACTCGTACACTTCGTTGATATCTGCGTTTGCAAATAGCGGAAGGTATAGAGATGCTGTGATGGTGTTCAAGAAGATGGAAGAAGAAGGTTGTAAACCGACTTTGATTACTTACAATGTTGTTCTGAACGTGTTTGGGAAAATGGGCACTCCCTGGAGTAAGATTACGTCTCttgtggagaagatgaagagtgATGGGATTGCTCCTGATGCGTATACGTACAACACGCTTATAACTTGCTGTAAGCGAGGATCTTTGCATGAAGAAGCTGCTCGGGTTTTCCAAGAGATGAAGATGGCAGGGTTTAGTCATGATAAGGTTACTTACAACGCCTTGTTGGATGTTTATGGCAAGTCTCATCGGCCTAAAGAAGCTATGAAGGTTTTGAACGAGATGGAGCTTAGTGGGTTTACACCGAGCATTGTGACTTATAACTCGTTGATATCTGCGTATGCGCGTGATGGAATGTTGGATGAAGCTATGGAGCTTAAGAATCAGATGGTGGGAAAGGGAATGAAGCCTGATGTTTTCACTTACACCACGCTTTTGTCCGGATTCGAGAGAGCTGGGAAGGTTGAATCTGCTATGAGTGTTTTCGAAGAGATGAGGAACGCTGGTTGCAAACCGAATATTTGTACTTTTAATGCCTTCATAAAGATGTATGGTAACAGGGGGAAGTTTGCGGAGATGATGAAGATATTTGATGAGATCAACGTGTGCGGTCTTTCTCCAGACATTGTCACTTGGAATACGCTGTTAGCAGTCTTTGGCCAAAACGGGATGGATTCTGAAGTCTCGGGTGTGTTCAAGGAGATGAAGAGAGCAGGTTTCGTACCTGAGAGAGAGACTTTCAATACGCTTATCAGTGCTTATAGCCGATGTGGTTCGTTTGAACAAGCTATGACTGTTTACAGGCGAATGCTTGAAGCTGGGGTCACTCCTGACCTCTCCACTTATAACACTGTGTTGGCAGCTTTGGCACGTGGAGGAATGTGGGAACAATCTGAGAAAGTTCTTGCAGAGATGGAGGATGGTCGGTGCAAACCGAATGAGTTAACTTACTGCTCGCTACTTCATGCGTATGCAAACGGCAAGGAGATAGGTCGGATGCATTTCTTAGCAGAAGAAGTGTATTCTGGAGTTATCGAGCCTCGAGCTGTGCTTTTGAAGACTCTAGTCTTGGTTTGTAGTAAGTGTGATCTTTTGCCGGAAGCTGAGCGTGCCTTCTCCGAGCTTAAAGAAAGAGGGTTTTCACCAGATATAACCACATTGAACTCCATGGTGTCCATATACGGAAGAAGGCAGATGGTGGCGAAGGCGAACGAAGTGTTAGATTACATGAAAGAGATGGGCTTCACACCAAGCATGGCGACGTACAATAGCCTTATGTATATGCATAGCCGGTCTGCAGATTTCGGAAAATCAGAGGAGATCTTGAGGGAAATACAAGCTAAAGGCATCAAACCAGATATCATATCGTACAACACAGTTATCTATGCGTATTGTAGGAATACTCGGATGAGAGATGCTTCTAGAATCTTCGCAGAGATGAGAGATTCAGGGATTGTTCCAGATGTGATCACTTACAATACATTTATCGGTTCTTATGCGGCTGACTCGATGTTTGAGGAAGCCATTGGCGTCGTTAGGTACATGATCAAGAATGGGTGTAGACCAAACCAGAACACTTACAACTCCATTGTCGATGGTTACTGTAAGTTAAACAGGAAAGATGAGGCAAAGCTGTTTGCTGAAGATCTGAAGAATCTTGATCCTCATGCTCCTAAAGATGAGGAACAAAGGTTGCTGGAACGCATAGTGAAGAAATGGCCAATAAGATAG